In Nymphaea colorata isolate Beijing-Zhang1983 chromosome 10, ASM883128v2, whole genome shotgun sequence, the genomic stretch TCACCGATAACTTGAAATCATGAGCCTACATGCCACTATGGAGTGATGCACAAAATCAAATGTCCAGAAATGGACAAAAAGGTACCCGCTCAACATCTCTAACTTTTCTTTGTCCGATGACCCAATTGCATTAGATATTCTTCTTAATACTTTGTAACCCTGAAAGCAGAAAGACAAGCCAGATGTGTATGTAAATTCAATCAGTggtaaaatcaaatttaatgcTAGATCAACTATGCAAACTTCAGATATTAGAAACATGTTATCAAGGCAAAGACAATCTTTCATTTAAAACACCTTTGTGTTTGAAATAAATGTTCCATTATTACTTCACCACATTGAAGAGAACATACAAATCAATGTTTATTTAATTAGAACAAACTTTTAATTACCGTTGTCATGATGATGCAAACCAAGATAATTGAGCAAATATAGGAATATAACCCAAAAAACAAGATCATGTTCAGATAAGATGGCTCTAgggataataaaaaaaacaaccacCATCCAGGTTTGTATGAAGTAGAGTAGACGAAACCAAgggatttttttcaaaaaaataaagaacaaaagcaTGCCACTAGAATGAAAACTGAGAACATCTTCTATATTTCCTTGAAAACAAGCATGACCAGGAACAGGAATAGCTCCACTTGTTAGAAAATATCATGAATGAAATATTCCACATGCTACCTAGATCTATTTAATAATGTCATCTCCTTCACAGCACCATATTCTTTATACATTTTTTCAtcattcgctttctgtatcaaGGTGGCTATCTTGATAATGTGTCATAATGCTTGCACTTTTGTAACAAACAAATTCAATTGATAAGTAGGAATTTCAAATTCTTCAACCAAAATAGAAATAAAGCTCCTGAATCATTTTCAGTCTTAACAACCCATCCAATGTTTAATACGGCATTAAAGCTATGATCGACTTCCATAGCAAGGGAGAAACTGCTCTATATGAAGCAGTATGCAACTTTATGTCAGAAAAAATACTAAAGATTCAGAAAAAAGTAAATGCCATCATCAACTAGTTGAGATAAAGAGCAGAAACTGAAACTGGCATAGTCAGACATTAAAGCTATGATCGACTTCCATAGCAAGGGAGAAACTGCTCTATATGAAGCAGTATGCAACTGTATGTCAGAAAAAATACTAAAGATTCAGAAAAAAGTAAATGCCATCATCAACTAGTTGAGATAAAGAGCAGAAACTGAAACTGGCATAGTCAGACATCACAAATTTAAGGCTCCTAACAAGAAGATTTTGCATCCTAGACTGTTCTCTAAGCACTTGGTGGCAGCAGAAGGTCAATGTTTACCTTCACAATTGTAGATTTACTTAGCTTTCCAAGTGGCAATTTTTCTGCATTGTAGCCTGGAAGAGCATAAAGAGTTAACTAGACCAACATTATCAATAGCAATGTGGTAGAAGCAACcaaaattggaaaaattaaTTGATCTACATCCTTCTGCACATTtacatttttggaaaaaagaagcCCATTTTGAACAACCAAACCAACAAAAGCACACACATCCATTAAACGGCTGCTTTGTTCAAGGCAAAAAAAACTGAGAAACTATTAACAAAAATGTGGCTTCACATGTTTTGactaaaacaaacaaacatacGGCTTGGGAAAAGTTTtgtcaatgcatttttttgtgtCAGAAAAGAGGCAAAAGTTTTTcccatgaaagaagaaaattttactttCTAATGTCACAAATCAATTAGGAAAAAACACTTCCAGAATCATAtcatttggggaaaaaaaaaaggaacgaaaTCTTTTCAACAAAAGGCCATGTACTCATAGTCGTAGCATGAAGAGACAAACTAACCGATCTCAAGCATTTGCTGCTTCATCATGCTGATATCACATATAAGAGAGATGAATTGTGCAATACAAGGGTCAAGCTTGGTTTCACGAAGCAGACCACTAATATTTGGCAAATCGAACTTCCTCTTATCCTGTACAAGAACAAAAGTTAGAAAACATGGTCTTCATTaatgattgaaaagaaaagcaaaaaaacaggGGTGACAATAGGCTGCTTTCAACTATCAACAGAATATGTGAACATTCacagtaaaaaaagaaaagaagacctTTCCATCTGCACCTTCGCCGTAGTCCATTTCCAGCCATGTATAGTGGTttggaaaagaaacaaactGTTGTCGACTTGaccaacaattttttgttttactatagaattttgattcaaattctTTAATTGCATCAGCTCTCGAACTGTAAGGTCCAATCAACTTGTTTTGACCTTTCACCCCAACCCGGCCCCATCTCAGGTAAACCATATATGATCTGTGATCATCAGATTCTGCAATCATGTTCCACTAGTTAACACTTATGTCAGAAAAAAACACATACTTATACTATGTGCTAATATGTATGTCAGTTTAAGTGTTTGCTCTGCGCACAAGTGTCTTCAACTTGTTTTGACCTTTCACCCCAATCTGGCCTCATCTCATGTAAACCATATATGAACTGTGATAATCAGATTCTGCAATCATGTTCCACTAGTTAACATTTATGTCCAGAAAAAACACGCACTTTGTGCctaatatatatcatatatgtcaGTTTAAATGCATGCTCTGCACATAAGTGTCTTCCCCAACCCAACCCAATCTCATGTAAACAATATATGAGCTGTGATCATCAGATTCTGCAATCATGTTCCAGTAGTTAACATTTATGTCTAGAAAAAATACGTACTTGTACCATGTGCCTAATATATATGTCAGTTTAAGTGTTTTCTCTGCGCATaatgagagagagtgtgtgtgtttgcaagagagagagagatgtgaacACAAAGACTGTGTTACTCATTCTGCGCTGCCACAAATGTCAACCCTGGAGTGGTTAATTGATTTCTAAGAAATAGTACAAAAAATGAAGCTAATAATAACAGCGAGATATCAGGAATTCATTAAAATAGtaaaatgttaattttaaaatgttgaaaaatttttGCTACTTTTCCTTAAAATTCCAAAAACGTCCAACAAAAGGTGCATCCTTAAATATTACATACATGAGCTTAACATCGTAAAACATTTAAAGTCCACATAGTATAAAACTACCACAAATGTCTGAACGCATGTATCACACGAAAATACacagaataaggaaaaaaaagctTCCGTGCCAATCACCCTTAGTTCATAAAGGATGCGTTTACCTCTAAAGAGAGCCAGCAAACCTATACAGCAACTAAGcatactttcaagtttcaactacACGAGTCGCCCAATAAAAACAAATGACAAGCTTTCAACAAGCGATGACCTCACTGCAAGAAAAATAGAATGCATTGAAGATCTACCAAGAACTTTAATCGTGTaatatttgttattgtttttgccCATATTTGTTTGGTTGAGCATAGCGTCATAGGCTTCATTTCCCTGAAACAGGAATGGCAACATTGAGTCGAATCAGTATAGACATAACTGCAaaacaaaacttaaaaaattcatGAGGCACATGTAAAGAAACGTTACAGAGTGGAAAGTAGAGGTATTAAACCAAGTGATACAAAGAGAAATACTAACAATTATGTAAAAATCCTTGGATCACgtaaaccccaaaaaaaaagaataaaaactgTAAACCAAAGTCATAAAATCAAAAGTTAATATACGAACTATGAAACaggaaaaacaggaaaatagtAGCAACCATTCTACAAACAATATTTTAGTGATGAGGACCAGGCTGACACATGACGTATATAAGGTAGAAATCAGAATGAAGTTTGGTTGGAGACATCGCAAAGTTGAATGCCGGAAACCCATCTTTTTCCTTGGGAGTTGAAGAGAAAAGCGAGACATTTATAGGAAAAGCACTTTATGGATTAAGAATGTTCACATACAAGAACTAAAACATGGTAGCGGGATTTCACGTCATCTGGAAGCCACTGGTCTAAAATTGCACCACATTTCTTGGTTGCCGTCACAAATTTCTTCCTGGAAGTTACTTCATTTCCTCCATCTGTCATCATCAGTAAAGCAAAAAGGTCAAACATATAGGCAACATGGTAACTTCATGTCCCTAGGCCGCTGGAAAAGTGTGTCGGAGATATTGGATCTCAAAGCAAGACAAAGTGCATTATCGCAATCCTTTATGTCGATCGTCACTAACAAAGAGAGGTCATAAGCGGTCATGTTCTACCTCGCCGGTCTATCAAGAAGCATCCAACAATAATCCGGCAGCGCTAATAcaggtaaaaggaaaaaagaaaaaacaaaaaagcaacaAATGGAGCAACAGTCTAAACATACAGTCGATCACATCAGTGACAGCGGGAAGAAATTGTGGGACCTCCCCCCTGAGTCCGTGACTGTTTAAGTTCTACTGGTTGTGTGATACACAAGAAACCATTTCTTCTCCACGACCATTCCCAGAAGAATAACCGATGTTGGAAACCCAAATCAAACACATAGAGTAGCCCACGTCtgcattaaaacaaaaaaaaaaagtgaaaaagaagaaaccatcGACCAACCTGTGGCAACTTGTTCAGCAGCATCCAAATCTTGACCGGCCTTTCGCTTCCTCGAACCCGCTTTCTTGGAACTCAACGCcgccttcttttcttctttgagaaTCGCAGCATCAAGCCTTTTTGCCTGAACGAATAGATCAACAATCTCCAGTAAAGTCGAGGGGAAGGAAAGAAACAGTGATAGCAGACGAAGCTTCACCAGAACAGAAGATTACCAGAGCGGCCTTGTTACCGGCCGTATCGAGGCCACGACGAGCCAATTCCTTCCGTAACTCGGCGACTTTAAGCTTGCTCGACATCGCTTGACCAGGGATAGACCAATCAAACCATCGAATGCCAGcaagaaagagtgagagaaCGAGTGACGTTTTGGCCAGGGAGCAGGTGAAGCGCGGGCATTTAAAGTGCTCGAGTCGAGAAAGCCTCCACTGTACACGTCGTTTCCGGCGACGGACGCTGGCCCGGATCTGAACGCAACTCAAGGGCTGGTGTTTGCATGTGTTGTATCTTGTTACATGGGCCGCGAAATTGAATAAAACTCCAAAGCTCCTCCCTTATGTCTGCCTAAAAGTGCTGCTTTCATTTGGCTTTTCATTTCTCGATCATAGACAAATCGAACTATAGGTTTGATTTTTTACTTCATCCAAGGATTGGTTTGAGAGATCGTCTCTTTTCCTTGTTGGATGTTCTTCTCCTCAACTAGAAATCAAATGATGGTAGCTACTATTTTCAAGTTAAAATGAGCAATTATATGTAAACCTGTCgtttttctttatgttatttTCTCGGGTGCTATTTGAACTATAAAAGGTGTCCGCAACTATTTCCGAGTTGAAAGAAGCAATTATATGTAAACCCCATCGTTTTTTTATGcaatttcttctttaaaaaaaacaaaaaataaagaaaactgcCATATTAATAATATTTATTAATATAGCAATCACCCATGCTTATTAAAACCGTTAGAAGAGAAGGTGGCCACGTTTCCCAGCcactcatttttatttttttcatctccaTAGTGCACATGAAGGGCCCCTGGTAAACGCCAAAAAGTACGGTTGAGTGCACATGGTGGATCTTGGTAGCACCAAAAGGAAGGGTTGacttggtgttttttttttttttgtttatttcatgTGTATGTTTAATTTGTcacggaaaaaagaaaaaaaaattggcatgcATGATAATAGGTGACATATGATGATTATTTCATGTTGTTATACACGTTCATTATATGCATGTGTTAAATTTGTGCTTTAATCAATTCATACTATACACTGATGCTATTCTATGCACGTTGTCTTGAGAGCACTTTCACTAAGATGCATGTTGATATTTTATGCCTACATGATTTTGATATCCATCAAAATAAAAGttgataaaataaaagaaagggtATGGCAGAGaactattttcttttgtcatttccGAAACGCTGTTGTGATGCGAAATCTTTCATTCCCACCCGATTTTAGGAAAAACAATTGCAGAAAGACGCTCGATGGGTATGACCTTGTTTTGCAATTTTCGAAAGACTTTACATGTTTCTAAATTCTGAAAAGAAGATTCCAAAGtcccaaaaagaaaatctgttTCACGatgttttaagttttgaaaatttctaagaGAAGACCCTGTGAGTCTGCGACTGATTTTCAGCAAAACTCAATCAATCTTCtaactttcttttatttccaTAGGCTCCCTAGTCGAAATTGCTTTCCACTTTACCGACAACCAGAAAAGGTTGACCAGACTTATCTCATATTGAGAACTTACAAGTGATTTTCGTGTTTCCTTAATTCTCGGTGGACTGAAGCAATCAAACTCAACCCATTTTCAATTAAGCGAAAAATAGATCTGGGtccattttcttttgatatcGTATACTTTAACAATTATAATGGTTCTGCATGTGACTCGATCTTGTTTGAGATACATATTAATTGTGAATGGATTTAGACATAATTTTTGACTTGTTTTAAATAGATGTTTTAAttattgtaaaatcaaatttcgATATAGATCCAGTTGGTTTAAAAATGCATATAATTGATATACATAAATTGCATGCTGGAATAAACCGAGGGTGAATACCGTTTTCTCCAAATTCTCACACATATGTAACATGATCGTGGATAAAAAAGAATGGTAACGTGGTTTCCGCATTATGCATTGATCTGATGCTATCCAACTATCCCATCTCAtgactggatttggattttgtgatttagaaattttaaatgacTTTCgtactttttactttttgtaaaaaaccaGTCTAATAATTTAATTTCAAGTATTATTTAATCTTGACAATTTAGAGTTAATTAGTAATGATACCTAATGCTTTTAAAAATTAGAGgtttgaaaagttattttcGTGTGCtttaacttaaaatttaaaatgattttgaattttaaaaagaaaaaaccttaaaaattatGGTCATTACAGTTTGGTTCATAGATAGGTTGGCTATGTCATCAGAGTCTACAATGGATTTAATCAGGACCCACGTCATAGTGGATCTATGTTCATGTAGTGGCACTAGCGAGAGTTCTTGAGAATTTTTCTGCCATCTGACATATTGTGCCTGTGAAGGACGCATAGATTAGGAAATCTCGTGACATAGATTATTCCAGGAGGATGATATGCATGGTCATCCATGCACGGTAGTTCCGTCCAACGCTGCAGAggatattttatatatacacattttaTGTCCGATAAATGAGGACGTGAAAATGCAAAATATCCATAAAATAAATTAGCGAGCatgtataacaaaacaaatgagTTGCATAGCAAACACGCATACAGCTACAAAAATGCGATAAATAGCAAAACTAAGAGACCGCTACCTTATTATTTCAATCGTATGCTTGTTCTTCACCCCTTACAAATCGGATAATTATATTAGCAGTCCTTGTCAATAGTAAGAGTGGTTTAATCGTTTCTCCCAAACAGACGCCTTCCATTGCGCTCTTCTCCAGTTCTTATTTATTATAATCAAACGTGACTTGAATAACATACCGCATTTTTATCTGATCAACATTGTAGACTACGTATTCATTGTATAACAAGCTGCCCTGGAAGATGTAACGAATGTAAAAAGATGATCAGAAAGTTCGGTAGGAGAAAAGTACTCATGGTAAAGTATGCATACCTTTGCGCCTTTCTGGTTCACCGGTTTGCCAAGGGGAACTGTAACTCCATCGTCAAGCTGCCTAAACTCCAACGGATTAGGTGCTGTTCCTCCAACACCTTTTGTGCTGCACGCATGTTTGCTATACAATTATGCCataacttttcattttaataaattttgagaCACAACGATTAATttcacaattatatatatatatatatatatatatatatatatatatattcctccaGCCAACTAGCCTTTCATAGCACACAGTCCGATGCATTACTGGACTTTGTGCTGTTAGGGCCCAaatggatggatggatggaaGATTTCAGCTCCTTTATAcataggaattgaaatcagctataTTTGTAGCCGAATGGTTATCTATTGAGTGCAGGTGTGGAGCAAGTGTGGATGcggcaatttttcaaaaataa encodes the following:
- the LOC116262119 gene encoding poly [ADP-ribose] polymerase 2-like, encoding MSSKLKVAELRKELARRGLDTAGNKAALAKRLDAAILKEEKKAALSSKKAGSRKRKAGQDLDAAEQVATDGGNEVTSRKKFVTATKKCGAILDQWLPDDVKSRYHVLVLGNEAYDAMLNQTNMGKNNNKYYTIKVLESDDHRSYMVYLRWGRVGVKGQNKLIGPYSSRADAIKEFESKFYSKTKNCWSSRQQFVSFPNHYTWLEMDYGEGADGKDKRKFDLPNISGLLRETKLDPCIAQFISLICDISMMKQQMLEIGYNAEKLPLGKLSKSTIVKGYKVLRRISNAIGSSDKEKLEMLSGEFYTVIPHDFGFKKMSEFVIDTSQKLKQKLEMVEALGEIEVATKLLKDEDALQYDPLYAHYERLNCNLEPLEADCQQYSMIKEYMKKTHAKTHADYTVNMVQIFRVCRAVENERFEKFSRTKNRMLLWHGSRLTNWTGILSQGLRIAPPEAPVTGYDFGKGVYFADMFSKSADYCYSRTSGSRFGVLLLCEVALGDMAELSTINPNADQLPPGKLSTKAVGRTAPNPSECRQLDDGVTVPLGKPVKQQGAKGHLVYNEYVVYNVDQIKMRYVIQVMFDYNR